From Pseudomonas arsenicoxydans:
AGTTTTCCTTGTGATGCGCCAGGCACCACTTGGCCATGATCGAACCGCCACGGGAAACGATGCCGGTCACCCGTTTGGCGGTCAGCGGCACGTAGCGCAGCAGCACGCCGGCGTGGATGGTGAAGTAGTCGACGCCCTGCTCGGCCTGTTCGATCAGGGTGTCGCGGAACAGCTCCCAGGTCAGGTCTTCGGCCGCACCGCCGACTTTTTCCAGGGCCTGGTAGATCGGCACTGTGCCGATTGGCACTGGCGAGTTACGGATGATCCACTCGCGGGTTTCGTGAATGTGCTTGCCGGTGGACAGGTCCATTACCGTGTCCGAACCCCAGCGAATGCCCCAGGTCAGTTTCGCCACTTCTTCTTCGATGGACGAGCCCAAGGCGCTGTTGCCGATGTTGCCGTTGATCTTCACCAGGAAGTTACGGCCGATGATCATCGGTTCCAGTTCGGTGTGGTTGATGTTGGCCGGAATGATCGCGCGACCGCGGGCAATCTCGTCGCGGACGAATTCGGGGGTGATGATTTTCGGCACGCTGGCACCGAAGCTGTGGCCGGCGTGTTGCTGGTCCAGCAGACCGGCGGCGCGGGCGACTTCCAGCTTCATGTTTTCGCGGATGGCGACGTATTCCATCTCGGCGGTGATGATGCCTTTGCGCGCGTAGTGCATCTGGCTGACGTTGGCCCCGGCCTTGGCGCGGCGCGGGTTGTTCACGTGGGCGAAACGCAGTTTGGTCAGTTCGGCATCGGCCAGGCGTTCCTTGCCGAAGTTGGAGCTCAGGCCGGGCAGACGCTCGGTGTCGCCGCGGGACTCGATCCACGGCGAGCGCACATCGCCCAGGCCTTTGCGCACGTCGATGATGACGTTGGGATCGGTGTACGGGCCCGAGGTGTCGTACACCACTACCGGCGCATTGACCTCGCCGCCAAAGTCGGTCGGGGTCACATCGAGGCTGATTTCGCGCATCGGCACGAGGATGTCCGGACGGGAGCCCTGAACGTAGATTTTTTGCGAGCGGGTAAACGGCTGAACCGACTGTTGATCGACTTGGGCCGAGTCACTCAGGTTCGTATGGTCTTTTAGTTTTATCGTCATCACGGGCTCTCCGAACACATCCAGGCAGTGGATTTTTGTCGGAGCGAACCTGTAAACGAATGGACGCACGTGCGCTGGGAAAACCAGCTGTGCTGTGCTCAGTGCTCGAGGGGTGTTCGATTGTCGAACAACATCCCGGACGAAGCACAAGAGGACTCGCCGGGTGACGAGAAATCTTGTTCCCTACGCAGGCGCTAACCTGATCAGGTTCAACGGGATCCGAAATTATTCGATCTCAGCCTCATAGCAAGGCACCCCGACAAGAACCCGGCCAGTCTAGACATAAGTGGCAAAGAACGCCAACACCGCGGTAAACACCATGATGAATGGCGCAATTAACGGATTGTTGCCGAACGTGGCCACCACTACACTCGCCAAGCCATGCCGCGCCTTGACGCTGTGTGGGCCGCGCCGTAGCCTTGGCGCTCAAATTATCAGCGTAATTTTTAGGGATGGCCTCATGCTGCGCAAACTCTCACTGGCCCTTGCCGTGTCTTGTGCGTCCAATGGAATGGCATGGGCAGCAGAAGCGCCCTTATCGACCAAAAACGATCTGGTCAGCGTGTATCAGGAAGCGAAGGACAACAACGCCGACCTCGCCGCCGCCGTTGCTCAATATGGCGCCCAGAAAGAAGTGGTGCCCCAGGCTCGCGCCGGGCTGCTGCCCAATATCTCGGGCGGCGCAGAAATGGCCAACGTGCGCACTGTCATCGATCAGCCTTCGGCGACCGCCAACCGCAACGCCCACTCCTACCAGGCGACGTTGGCTCAACCGCTGTTCCGCGCCGATCGCTGGTTCCAGTTCCAGGCCGCCAAGGACGTCAACGAACAGGCTGCACTGCAACTCTCGGCGACCGAGCAAAACCTGATCCTGCAAACCGCCAACAGTTACTTCAACGTCTTGCGCACCCAAGACAACCTGGCCTCGACCAAGGCCGAGGAAGCCGCGTTCAAACGCCAGCTCGATCAGTCCAACGAACGCTTTGACGTCGGCCTGTCGGATAAGACTGATGTGTTGCAATCGCAAGCGAGCTACGACACCGCGCGCGCCAACCGGATCCTCGCACAGCGTCAGGTGGATGATGCTTTCGAAGCTCTGATCACCCTGACCAACCGTCAGTACAACTCGATCTGGGGTATTTCCCATACGTTGCCGATCCTGCCGCCCGCGCCAAACGACGCCAAGGCCTGGGTCGATACGGCGGCGAAGCAGAACCTCAATCTGCTGGCCAGCAACTACGCCGTCAGCGCGGCCGAAGAAACCCTCAAGCAGCGCAAGGCCGGCCATGCGCCGACCCTCGATGCCGTGGCGAAATACGAGAAAGGTGACAACGACGCCCTGGGTTTCAGCAACCCGAACGCCTTCCCCCAACCTTACGGTGGCAACGTCTCGCAAACGACGGTGGGCCTGCAACTGAACATCCCGATCTACAGCGGCGGCTTGACCAGCTCCCAGGTGCGCCAATCGTACGCGCAACTGGATCAGACCGAGCAGCAGCGCGAATCCCTGCGTCGGCAAATCGTTGAAAGCACCCGCAACCTGCACCGCGCGGTGAACACCGACGTTGAGCAAGTGGCGGCGCGCAAGCAGTCGATCATCTCCAACCAGAGTGCCGTGGAAGCCACCGAAATCGGTTATCAGGTGGGTACGCGAAACATCGTCGACGTGCTGGATGCGCAGCGTCAGCTGTACACCTCGGTGCGCAATTACAACAACACCCGTTACGACTACATCCTCGACAACCTGCGCTTGAAGCAGGCGGCGGGTACGTTGAACCCGGGAGATTTGCAGGACCTGGGGCGTTATCTGAAGGCCGACTACAACCCGGATAAAGACTTCCTGCCGCCGGACCTGGCCAAGGCTGCGGCGGCGCAATTGAAGGCTAATCCGACGCAGTAAAAGCAAAAGATCGCAGCCTCGTTTTACTCGACAGCTCCTACACCGGATTTGCATCAATCCTGTAGGAGCTGTCGAGTGAAACGAGGCTGCGATCTTTTTGTTTCAGACGACCCGATCAATCAATCGATCAGCCGCCCCAACCCATCCAGCAATCGCTGCAACGCCCCCTGATTGGTGCGCATCACCTTCAACCCTGCCTCCGCCATCCGCTGCGCATCGCGCGGCAGTTCGAACAATCGCTGCACTGCCAGCGCCAGACCTTCGGCATCTTCCACTTCCTGTAACGCCCCGGCGCTGCGCAATTGCGCGGCGATTTCGAGGAAGTTGAACAGGTGCGGCCCACTCAGCACCGGCTTGGCGAGCGCCGCCGGCTCCAGCAGGTTATGCCCGCCGTTTGGCACCAGACTGCCGCCGACAAACGCGCTGTCTGCCAGCGCATACAGAAACAGCAACTCGCCCATGGTGTCGCCCAGCAATACCGACGTACCGGCGGTGACCGGTTCGCCAGCGGAACGACGCACCGTGGCAAACCCCTGTTGCCGGCACAACTCGAACACCGAATTGAATCGCTCCGGATGACGTGGCACCAGAATCAGCAACGTATCGGGATGATTGGCGAGCAACTGACGATGGGCCGCCAGCACCACTTCGTCTTCACCTTCGTGAGTGCTTGCAGCGATCCACACCGGACGTTCCTGCGCCTGCCATTGAGCCCGCAGTTCGGCGGCACGCTGAAGCAGTGCAGGGTCGATGGTCAGGTCGAACTTGATCGAACCGGTCACTTCCACCGTTTCGGGACGCGCGCCCAAGTCACGGAAGCGCTGGGCCTCGGCTTCGGTCTGCACCGCAAACAGACTCATCTCGGCAAGCATCGGTTGAGTCAGTTTGTTGAAGCGGCCATAGCCCCTGGCCGAACGCTCGGACAGTCGCGCGTTGGCCAGCGCCACCGGAATGCCGCGCTTGGCGCACTGATGAATGTGGTTTGGCCACAGTTCGGTTTCCATGATCACCGCCAGTGTCGGCCGGACCCGATCGAGAAATCGCTTGGCGGCGCACGGCAAGTCGTAAGGCAAATAACAGTGCTGGATGCGCGGTTCGTTGGCGAACAGCGCGTGGATGCGCTCGGACCCGGTTGGGGTCATGCAGGTCACGGTAATCGGCAGCTGCGGATAACGCTGCAGCAAGGCGCGAATCATCGGCGCCGCGGCAATGCTTTCACCCACGGACACCGCGTGCACCCAAATGCCGCCCGGCTTCATCGCCGGCAGGCCAAAGGAGAATCGCTCGCCAATGCGTTTGGCATACGCAGGCGCCTTGCGCGAGCGCAGCCACAGCCGAATCGCTACCAGTGGCAGCCCCAGGTAAAACAGCGCGGTGTAGAGAGTTCTATTCATGGCGGCGGAGTTTATCGGCTTTTTTGACCGATCGCCTGCAAGTGCACGGCAAAACGTTCCGCCAACCAACGCGCCGCCGGGCCAAGGGGTTCGTCACGGCGCCAGACCAACTCCACTACCAGCGCCGGCGGAGTCCATTCGCTGTCCAGTTCGACCATCAGGCCCTGATAGGCCGGGTATTGCACCACGTGTCGTGGCAGCCAGGCCCAGCCGAGGCCGCGCACCAGCCATTCCGCCATGACGTAGAAGCTATCGGCCCGCCAGACCTGCGGACTGGCCGGCTCACTGCCGGGGTAGACGCTGGACTGCGTAGACATCAGCAGCTGTCGATGCTGCGCCATTTGCTGACAATCAATCTGCTTCTGCCTGGCCAACGGATGTCCGACACCGCACACGGTCACCATCTCAACACTGCCCAGCACTCGCCGCTCAAGGGCTTCGGGTATCTGATCGTGATAAAACAGCAAGCCCAGATCGGCCCGGCGCTCCACCAGTTTGCGTGCCACATCACCTTGGGCTGCGCTGGTCAGTTGCACTTCAAGGCTTGGAAATTTTTCCGCCAGGGCTTCAAAGCTTTCGATGATCGGCTGGTAGGGCATCGCCTCATCCTGAGCCACGCGCAGACGTGCCTCCTGGCCGCGCATCATCGCCAACGCCCGACCATTGAGGCGTTCACATTGACGCAGCACTTCGCGCGCCTCTTCCAGCAAGGCGTTGCCGGCTTCGGTGAGTTTGGGCTGACGACCACTGCTGCGGTCGAACAGGCTCACGCCAAGGTCGTCCTCCAGTTGCGCAATCGAACTGCTGACCGCCGATTGCGCCTTGCGTTGATCCCGCGCTACCGCCGAAAACGAACGCTGCTCCGCTACGCTGACAAACAGCCGCAGCTGCTCCAGATTCCATTGCATGCTCATGAGACAACCCATCTTCAGAACAGATAGGTAATGACTTTACCGCATCTGGGGAATCTCTAGAATGCCGACCTCAGAAAGCAACACTTCACACGAGGATGCACCCATGACCGCTTACTACTACCTGGCCATTGCCATCTGCGCCGAAGTGATCGCGACCGTTTCGATGAAAGCCGTCAAAGGCTTGAGCACCCCGTTGCCGCTGATTCTGGTGATTGTCGGCTACGGCATTGCCTTCTGGATGTTGACCCTGGTGGTACGCAGCGTTCCGGTGGGCGTTGCCTACGCAGTGTGGGCCGGCCTGGGGATCGTGATGGTCAGCGTGGCAGCGCTGTTTATCTACGGCCAGAAGCTGGATGTACCAGCGATGCTGGGGATGGCGCTGATCGTATTGGGTGTCGTCGTGATCCAGCTCTTCTCCAAAACCGCCGGCCATTAAGGTTCGAAGCGCATTCCATTGTGGGAGAAACCCCGCTCCCACAATGGATTTGGACCAGGCCATCGATTGATCGCCAGCAAAACCTCCAATCTTCGAGTCTGTATACTGCGCCCTCGTCTTGAACACTGAGGTCGCTGCATGCCATCCGTTATTTCCACCGACGTTCTGATTGTCGGCGCTGGTGTCGCCGGCCTCTGGCTGAATGCGCGCATGCGCCGCCAGGGTTTTTCGACCGTGCTGGTGGAAAGTGCCAGCCTCGGCGGCGGACAGAGCGTGAAGTCCCAGGGCATCATCCACGGCGGCGCCAAATACGCGTTGCATGGCGCCCTGACCGGCGCCTCGGAAGCCATTGCCGACATGCCGCGCCGCTGGCGTGAAGCGTTGGCCGGCGACGGCGAGCTGGACCTGTCCGGCGTGCGCCTGTTATCCGAAGCCCATTACCTCTGGTCCCCCGGCACCATCGCCGGCAACCTCACCAGTTTCTTCGCCAGCAAAGCCGTGCGCGGCCGTGTCGATCAGGTCAAGGGCGACCAATTACCGCCGGCCCTGCAAGACAAGCGCTTCAAGGGCAAAGTCTATCGACTGGCAGAATTGGTGATCGACGTGCCGAGCCTGATCCAGCGCCTCGCCGACTTGGCGGGGGACGGCTTGCTCGCCGGCCAGACGATTGAACCGTTGCTGGAGGACGGCGTTCTGGTGGGTCTGAAGGTCGATGAGCGCGAGATCCGTGCGCAGCGCATCGTGCTCAGCGCCGGTGGCGGCACCGCGGCGCTGCTCGAAGCACTGGGCCTGAGCCAGCCCGCCATGCAGCGCCGGCCGCTGCACATGATCATCGCCAAAGGCCCGAGCCTCAAACCGCTGTACGCCCATTGCCTGGGCGGCGGCACCAAGCCGCGCATCACCGTGACCACCCACCCGGCGGCCGATGGCCAATGGGTCTGGTATTTGGGCGGCGATATCGCGGAAGCCGAAGGTGTCGCCCGCGAACCCGCCGAACAAATCGCCACCGCGCAGAAAGAACTTGGCCAGTTGCTGCCATGGATCGACCTGAGCACAGTGCAATGGGCGACCTTGCGCGTAGACCGCGCCGAGCCGCTGCAATCAGGACTGACCCGCCCCGACAACGCATTTGTGGCTGAAGAAGGTCGACTGCTGGTGGGCTGGCCAACCAAACTGGCACTGGCGCCGGACTTCGCCGACCGGGTGATCGCAAGCCTTGCGCGTGACGGCATTCAACCCGGCCCCGCGGCGCCGCTACCCGATCTGCCAAAACCACCGATGGGCATCCCCGCCTGGGAGCAACTGTTGCCATGAGCCAACCGACCCTGCACGAATTGCATCGCCCACTGGGCAGCACCGGCCTGCTGGTTTCGCCGCTGGGCCTGGGCACGGTCAAACTCGGCCGTGATCAAGGTGTGAAATACCCTAGCGGCTTCCAGATTCCCGATGACGACGAAGCGCGCATGCTGCTCAAGCTTGCGCACAACATGGGCATCAACCTGATCGACACGGCCCCGGCCTATGGCCGCAGCGAAGAACGTCTCGGTCCGTTGTTGCGCGGCCAGCGTCAGGATTGGGTGATCGTCAGCAAGGTCGGCGAAGAGTTTAGCGACGGCCAGTCGAGCCACGACTTCAGCGCCGCGCATACCCGACTGTCAGTCGAACGCAGTCTGCAACGCCTGGAAACGGACTTCATCGACCTGGTGCTCGTGCACTCCGACGGCAACGACCTGGCGATCCTCAATGACAGCGAGGTCTATGCGACCCTCGCCGCACTCAAGGCCGAAGGCAAGATTCGCGGCTTCGGCTTTTCCGGCAAAACCGTCGAAGGCGGTTTGAAGGCTCTGGAACAAGGTGATTGCGCCATGGTCACCTACAATCTGAACGATCAGAACGAGAAGCCGGTCATTGACTATGCTGCTGCTCACGGCAAAGCCATTCTGGTCAAGAAAGCCCTCGCCAGCGGTCACGTCTGCCTGAGCCCGGGTGTCGACCCGGTGCGCGCCAGCTTCGAGTTGTTGTTTGAACATCCCGGCGTTGCCAGTGCTATTGTCGGGACCATTAATCCGCTGCACCTCGCCCACAACGTCGCGACCGTTGCCCAGGTCCTTCGTAGAAACTGATGCCGCCCACGCGGCCTTAAGCAGGAGCCGACATGCCGCGTACGCTCATTAGAAAGAACCCGAGCAACTTCAAGACCCTGCCGTTGTACGTCGAAGCGACTCCCGAAGGCCTGAGTTATCAGAGCGTCGGGATGCCGCTCAATTTTTCCCAGACCCTGCAACGTCGCCGCCCGGTGACGGTAACCGACGCTCAGCGTTTTGCGCTGGAACTGGCCAACCTCGGGGTCTCGGTGCGCCTGACCCTGCATTGGCAAAATCGCGATTACTGGGTATTGGTGCGTCAGCGTCGGCAAGACCGTGGCGACGTGGTGCTCAAGCTGATCTCTGGTTACGTGCCGGCCCATGAACTGAACCTGCCGCTGCACACGGCGATCCAGGAGATCGCCGAAGAGTGCCTGCTAGAAACCCCGGAAGGCTGGCTCGGTGGACGCTTCAACGACACGTGGTTGCCGGCGCCCTACTCGTCCGCGCTGCATTACCGCGAAGCATTGCCCTTTCGCCTGACGCCGTTGTCCGGCTCCGCGCGGCCGGTGCGTTGCGCCAAGATGCAGTTGATCGAACGTCCGCGTGCCTATGTGCATTTGCCGACGGCTTCGTTGCAATTGATCTATGACTTGCGCCTGGACGTGCCCAAGGAAGCCAAATCCCTGAGCCTGTTCCATGTCGATGAACGACTGGAGGGTGATCAACTGGTGGCCCGACTCGATCGCAAGCGCCCCGATTTGTACCTGATGCCTCTGCAGGACGGCCAGCCGATGGCCGAGCTGTATACCTTGAAAAAGGATCAGCTGTACCCGGCGAGTACGCGCGGGTTGTATCTGGCAGAGAGCTTTGCCCAGCAGGAAGGCTGGCTGGTGCGTGATGAGCGGATTCGCTGGAAGGATTGGGTGCGGCAGCAAGGATTGAGCCCGCCGGGGAAGGATTCTGGCCTGGCGAGGTTGCGCGGGAAGGCGAAGCTATTACTGAAGAAGATTGTGCCGCGCAAGAAAGTCAGCTCCTGAAAGCAAAAGATCGCAGCCTCGTTTCACTCGACAGCTCCTACAGGAAATCGCATTTCAATGTAGGAGCTGTCGAGTGAAACGAGGCTGCGATCTCGTATGGCTTCACTCGGACTTGCGGATTTTCTCGACTATTGCAGTCGTAGAGCTGTTTGCAACCAGCCCAAGCACTTTCACAGTCCCGCCGTAAGCGGTCACGATGTCCGCGCCGACCACCTGGTCGATTCCGTAATCACCGCCCTTGACCAACACATCCGGCTTGACCTCGCGCAGCAGGTTTTCCGGGGTGCCTTCAGGGAAGCTGATTACCCAGTCCACCGCGCCGAGACCAGCCAGTACGGCCATGCGACGGTCGACGCTGTTGATCGGACGACCGGGCCCTTTCAAGCGGCTCACTGACGCATCGTCGTTGACCGCGACGATCAGACGATCGCCCTGGGCCCGAGCCTGCTCAAGATACGTTACGTGGCCGGCATGCAGGATGTCGAAACAACCGTTGGTGAACACGATCTTCTCTTTATGCGCACGCGCATCGGCGACCGCCAGCAGCAACTGCTCCAGGCCCAGCACACCGCGCTCGGAACCCTCTTCACGCTGAATGGCACGACGCAACTCCGGCGCGCTGATGGCCGCCGTACCGAGTTTGCCGACCACGATGCCCGCCGCCAGGTTGGCCAGAGCCACCGCGTGAGGCAGTTCTTCACCCGCTGCAATCGCTGCCGCCAGGGTGGAAATCACCGTGTCGCCGGCACCGGTCACGTCGAACACTTCACGGGCACGGGCCGGCAGGTGCAGCGCCGGATGATCCGGACGCAGCAAGGTCATGCCGTGTTCGCCACGGGTCACCAGCAATGCGCCGAGGTCGAGGTCGTGCATCAGCTGCGCGCCTTTGCTCACCAGCTCGTGCTCATCGGCGCAACCGCCGACGATGGTTTCGAATTCGCTGAGGTTCGGGGTGATCAGGCTCGCGCCCCGATAAATCGAGAAGTCCTTGCCCTTGGGATCGGCCAGCACCGGAATGCCACGGGCACGCGCGGCCTGGATCAGCACCTGATGGTTTTTCAGCGCGCCTTTGCCGTAGTCCGACAGCACCAGCACCTTGATGCCTTCGAGCAATTCGTCGACTTGCTCGCCCAGCGCCAGGGCGTCGGTGGCGAAAGGTTCTTCAAAGTCGATACGCAGCAGTTGCTGGTGACGGCTCATGACCCGCAGCTTGACGATGGTCGGCTGGTGCGCGATGCGCTGGAACAAGGCGCGAACGCCAGCGCCCTTGAGACTATTGGCCAGACTGTCGGCTGCTTCGTCGTCGCCGGTCACGCCGACCAGCGAGGCCGGAGCACCGAGGGCGGCAATGTTCAACGCAACGTTGGCGGCACCGCCGGGGCGGTCCTCGATTTGCTCGACCTTGACCACCGGCACCGGTGCCTCAGGGGAAATCCGTGAGGTACCACCATGCCAGTAACGGTCGAGCATGACATCGCCGACCACCAAGACAGGGGCTTGATCGAATCGCGGCATGGACAACTTCATGGAGCAACCCACATACAAAATGAACAGGGGCGCGATATTACCACAGGGTGGGCACTGGCTTGCGCGACGGCTGCAACGGGATGATTCGACACGAAATCCTGGTCATTTATTGAGCAGAAATGACGATAACTGCAAGCAAGCGTCTGCCAGCGCCCGTTTTTCGGTGTCGATCTCGCACTCGGCAGACAGCGGCGCCTCGTACGGGCTATCGATACCGGTGAAATCCTTGATTCGCCCCTCCCATGCGGCTTGATACAGCCCTTTAGGGTCACGTTGCGCGCACACCGCAAACGGGGTGCTCACATATACCTCAATGAAATCGCCCTCGGCGAACAATCGCCGCGCGGTCTCGCGTTCGGCGCGAAACGGCGAAATGGCGGCGACGATCACAATCAGTCCGGCGTCGACCATCAGCCGCGCTACCTCGGCCATGCGTCGGATGTTTTCGCGGCGACACTCAGTGCCCATCCCCAGATCACGGCACAGACCATTGCGCAGGTTGTCGCCATCGAGCAGAAACGTGTGCAGCCCACGCTGATTGAGTTGCAGTTCAAGGGCATTGGCCAGCGTCGACTTTCCCGCCCCGGACAACCCCGTCAGCCACAGGCAACGCGGACGCTGGGATTTGATTGAAGCGCGGGCCTCCCGGGTCAGCGACAATTGGTAGGGCCTGATGCCGGAAACGGGCATCGACGGCGACTCATTCATAGCCGAGCAATTCGTAGTCACGTTGATACGCTCGCCGCACCAGCCGGCGTGTGCGCGCCGTGCAGAAATCCCGGGCCGGCGTTGCAAGTCGTTGCTGTGAGGCGTTGAGGTGAGGCAATGCCACCGACTGACCCAACCGCTCGCAAACCAGCTGAAAGTCACGTTCCAGGTGTTCCTGATAACCAACGAAATCCAGGGCTAGATGCCCCAGGGAGTCGGTGACAAAGTCCGTCTGCGCGGCGAAGTGCAATTGCCGGCTGATGGTTTCCGGGTGCAGCCAGCGACCGACAAAATCATCGAAGTCGCGGTAGTGGCTGACCAGTTGCTGCGCTGCGTGATCACGCGGCCCCAGCACATTGCCTCGCAAAAAAGCGTAGGCCGAGTAGGCCCTTTCCAGTGGATCACGAACGAAGGCGAACTTGAAGCTGGCGGCATACTGCTGGGGAAATTGCTGCTCGTACCAGTACAACGGCAAGTGCCCCGGGCTCCAGTTATCGAATATCGCCGCACAGACGCTGCTCCCGGCGCATTTAGGGACGTGGATGAACAGACAAGCATGCTGCTCGAAGGCCCGGGGGAAACGCAGGTTGGCCGACATCGACTTGTTCACCGCCTGACGGTCCACCACCGACAGACGCCCCAGCAAGAAGGCCCGTTGCGGCTTGGGTAAGAT
This genomic window contains:
- a CDS encoding sulfotransferase family 2 domain-containing protein, producing MFQRYLWKILPKPQRAFLLGRLSVVDRQAVNKSMSANLRFPRAFEQHACLFIHVPKCAGSSVCAAIFDNWSPGHLPLYWYEQQFPQQYAASFKFAFVRDPLERAYSAYAFLRGNVLGPRDHAAQQLVSHYRDFDDFVGRWLHPETISRQLHFAAQTDFVTDSLGHLALDFVGYQEHLERDFQLVCERLGQSVALPHLNASQQRLATPARDFCTARTRRLVRRAYQRDYELLGYE
- the cysC gene encoding adenylyl-sulfate kinase, coding for MNESPSMPVSGIRPYQLSLTREARASIKSQRPRCLWLTGLSGAGKSTLANALELQLNQRGLHTFLLDGDNLRNGLCRDLGMGTECRRENIRRMAEVARLMVDAGLIVIVAAISPFRAERETARRLFAEGDFIEVYVSTPFAVCAQRDPKGLYQAAWEGRIKDFTGIDSPYEAPLSAECEIDTEKRALADACLQLSSFLLNK